The following proteins come from a genomic window of Lolium rigidum isolate FL_2022 chromosome 5, APGP_CSIRO_Lrig_0.1, whole genome shotgun sequence:
- the LOC124657109 gene encoding RNA cytosine C(5)-methyltransferase NSUN2-like has translation MGGRKRGRSQRRHFKEERENVWKDNPKRPPAGAGGGEGSEGGWQPFATANPAFEDYYKGQQIVPEEEWDTFMSMLRKPLPAAFRINASSQFYQDIQSQLENDFRKSLETEVSDEHEKEAIRPLPWYPGNLAWHLNFSRMQLRRNQALESFHEFLKQENEVGNITRQEAVSMVPPLFLKVQPDHHILDMCAAPGSKTFQLLEMIHQSTKPGMLPNAMVVANDLDVQRCNLLIHQTKRMCTANLIVTNHEAQNFPGCSLAKFCPESCVDESKPQRLEFDCVLCDVPCSGDGTVRKAPDMWRTWNIGMGNGLHRLQVEIAMRGIALLKVGGRMVYSTCSLNPVENEAVVGEILRRCGDSVELLDVSNELPELVRRPGLSTWKVRDRGSWVGTYEDVLHYRKKVISPSMFPSGKGATDSCTVGGSDVVNIDVVDAEMNESGDMVEGKEETKIATNGSSNGDNANTEEIKQDESESGKVPRRSDGTSDSTSIRTEHSSLPLHRCMRIVPHDQNSGGFFIAVLQKLSPLNESQVVEAIKGERSILKDSALNRLNGPGSDKVLSEETSINQQGVDDSHVLNEQKNKDMDNEISEDRSSEEAKVIVAEVQNDQASKRDKRKTQNQTRWRGVDPVIFFKDEATIRSIVSYYGIKDSFKLEGHLVTRNPDTSHVKRIYYVSKSVQEVLELNVKVGERLKITSLGLKIFERQSTKEDSPCTFRLSSEGLPLLLPYITKQILYASAIDFQHLLQYRIIKFPDFVDAKFGEEASALLRGCCVVILREGHQDVESIGMDPNAIAIVCWKGKTNLCVMLTPMDGKELLDRISFRFGLKIPKVDDGKPSLKSDGSDEQPDVGDETVDPECVTESKASDMDISDVKEAE, from the exons ATGGGAGGCAGGAAGCGCGGGCGCTCACAGCGCCGCCACTTCAAGGAGGAGCGCGAGAACGTCTGGAAGGACAACCCCAAGCGCCCCCccgccggtgccggcggcggcgaaggaaGCGAGGGCGGCTGGCAGCCGTTTGCCACCGCGAACCCGGCTTTCGAGGATTACTACAAG GGGCAGCAAATTGTTCCTGAGGAAGAGTGGGATACCTTCATGAGCATGCTCCGGAAGCCATTGCCTGCCGCTTTCAGGATTAATGCGAG CTCTCAGTTTTATCAAGACATACAATCACAGTTAGAAAACGACTTCAGGAAGTCGTTAGAGACTGAG GTCAGTGATGAGCATGAAAAAGAGGCTATTCGGCCTTTGCCTTGGTACCCTGGCAATCTCGCATGGCATTTGAACTTTTCTCGGATGCAGCTGAGGAGAAACCAGGCGCTTGAGAG TTTCCATGAATTCTTGAAGCAAGAGAATGAAGTTGGCAATATAACTAGGCAAGAGGCTGTCAGCATG GTTCCACCTTTGTTTCTGAAAGTGCAACCTGACCATCATATTCTTGACA TGTGCGCCGCTCCAGGGTCTAAAACTTTCCAGTTACTTGAGATGATCCACCAGTCAACAAAGCCTGGGATGCTTCCAAATGCCATG GTGGTAGCTAATGATCTCGATGTGCAAAGATGCAACCTTCTAATACATCAGACAAAAAGAATGTGCACAGCCAATCTGATAGTGACAAATCATGAAGCCCAAAATTTTCCTGGCTGTAGTCTTGCAAAGTTCTGTCCGGAGTCATGTGTAGATGAGTCAAAGCCGCAGAGGTTGGAATTTGATTGTGTATTGTGTGATGTGCCATGCAGTGGCGATGGAACTGTCCGTAAGGCTCCTGATATGTGGAGAACGTG GAATATTGGCATGGGTAATGGACTTCATCGTCTCCAAGTGGAAATAGCTATGCGTG GTATCGCTTTGCTTAAAGTGGGTGGAAGGATGGTCTACTCAACATGTTCATTGAATCCTGTTGAAAATGAAGCTGTTGTTGGCGag attctgcgaagatgtggagATTCCGTTGAACTCCTGGATGTTTCTAACGAGCTACCTGAATTGGTCCGCCGTCCTGGACTTAGCACCTGGAAG GTACGGGATCGAGGTTCTTGGGTGGGCACTTATGAAGATGTACTTCACTACAGGAAGAAGGTAATATCACCAAGTATGTTCCCCTCAGGTAAAGGTGCCACAGACAGCTGTACAGTGGGTGGCAGTGATGTGGTCAACATAGATGTGGTCGATGCAGAAATGAACGAGTCAGGGGATATggtagaaggaaaagaagaaacaaAGATAGCGACCAATGGCAGCAGTAATGGTGACAATGCCAATACTGAAGAGATAAAACAAGATGAATCTGAGTCTGGTAAAGTTCCAAGGCGCTCTGATGGAACATCAGATTCAACCTCCATCCGTACAGAGCATTCAAGTTTACCGCTACATCGTTGTATGAGAATTGTCCCACATGACCAAAACAGTGGAGGATTTTTTATTGCCGTACTGCAGAAACTCTCTCCGCTGAATG AGAGCCAGGTGGTAGAAGCAATTAAAGGTGAGCGCAGTATCCTGAAAGACAGTGCTTTGAATCGTCTGAATGGTCCAGGATCTGATAAGGTGCTCTCTGAAGAAACTTCTATTAACCAGCAAGGGGTTGATGACAGCCATGTTCTGAATGAACAAAAAAACAAAGACATGGATAATGAAATTTCAGAAGATAGAAGTTCTGAGGAAGCTAAGGTGATTGTTGCTGAGGTACAAAATGATCAAGCATCAAAGAGAGATAAGAGAAAGACCCAAAACCAAACCAGATGGAGAGGGGTTGATCCTGTGATATTTTTCAAAGATGAAGCGACAATTAGAAGCATAGTATCTTACTACGGCATCAAGGATTCATTTAAACTTGAAGGTCATCTTGTGACTAGGAACCCTGATACTAGTCATGTTAAAAGAATATACTATGTCTCAAAATCAGTTCAAGAAGTGTTGGAGCTCAATGTAAAAGTTGGGGAGCGGCTGAAGATTACCTCGCTTGGCCTGAAGATATTT GAAAGGCAGTCGACAAAGGAGGATTCACCATGCACATTTAGGTTGTCATCTGAGGGATTGCCTCTGCTGCTTCCTTACATCACCAAGCAGATTCTATATGCATCGGCAATAGACTTCCAGCACCTTTTACAGTACAGAATCATTAAATTTCCTGATTTTGTGGATGCAAAATTCGGCGAGGAAGCTTCAGCTCTACTACGGGGCTGTTGTGTCGTAATACTGCGCGAAG GGCATCAGGATGTAGAATCCATAGGCATGGATCCCAATGCAATCGCCATAGTTTGTTGGAAAGGAAAGACCAATCTGTGTGTCATGCTTACTCCCATGGACGGGAAGGAGCTTCTTGACAGGATATCATTTCGTTTTGGGCTCAAAATCCCAAAAGTTGATGATGGGAAACCCAGCCTGAAGAGTGATGGATCAGACGAGCAGCCCGATGTTGGCGATGAGACGGTAGACCCAGAATGTGTGACTGAAAGCAAAGCATCAGACATGGATATTTCAGATGTTAAGGAGGCTGAGTAG